In the Mycosarcoma maydis chromosome 6, whole genome shotgun sequence genome, one interval contains:
- a CDS encoding putative mitochondrial processing peptidase alpha chain precursor: protein MRLSVSACSSAVTRALPLSRASQIRSIATAPATSSALPKQATTAPRTTAAKSTATLPVPLSVASPQPLISHNSALARFVSSSAIATAPVASSVSSSSEASPYASPLPTSSLINVTTLPNRVRVATEATPGHFSAVGVYIDAGSRYERPWVAGESGSSHLLDRLAFKSTTNRSSQQMTSEIEALGGNVMCSSSRETIMYQSSVFNKDVSAVLSILADTILNPLLSPEELDVQREAAAYEIQEIWSKPEMILPELLHTTAYQSNTLGNPLLCPIESLEQMTAENLRNFMSTWYKPERIVVAGSGMPHEQLVELSQKLFGDLKPSSDPGRLSSGSSSLSSSPASSTSTSSSSRSSSLSSLFSRSSSNFSTSSSSSATPSPAELADLVSTPSHYTGGELYIPQSDLEFTHVYVAFEGLSIHDKDIYALATLQILLGGGGSFSAGGPGKGMYSRLYTNVLNQHHSVDYCAAFHHCYSDSGLFGISASVHPSFNASIVHVIARELELCTSSIYQGSVTQAELNRAKNQLKSSLVMALESRLVEVEDLGRQIQAHGKKVSVEEMCQKIDQVDLSTLNRVATRVLRPQKMSVSAAKSPRGSGQATVVAQGQLEGLGDVRDLLARRGLGVSPKHAA from the coding sequence ATGAGGCTATCAGTGTCAGCTTGCTCCTCTGCCGTGACACGGGCATTGCCTCTCTCACGAGCTAGCCAGATTCGCTCAATCGCCACAGCGCCTGCTACATCTTCGGCACTGCCCAAACAAGCTACGACAGCTCCTCGAACTACTGCTGCCAAGTCGACTGCAACTCTCCCTGTACCATTAAGCGTCGCTTCCCCACAACCCCTCATTTCACACAACAGTGCCTTGGCACGCTTCGTGTCGTCATCTGCGATTGCGACTGCTCCCGTCGCGTCGTCCgtctcctcttcgtccgagGCTTCGCCTTATGCATCTCCGCtgcccacctcgtcgctcaTCAACGTAACCACGCTACCCAATCGAGTGCGAGTAGCGACAGAAGCTACGCCAGGCCATTTTAGTGCTGTCGGTGTCTACATCGACGCCGGCTCTCGGTATGAACGCCCTTGGGTAGCTGGCGAATCTGGCTCTTCTCATCTTCTCGACCGCCTTGCCTTCAAGTCGACCACCAACCGCTCCTCCCAGCAAATGACgtccgagatcgaggcgctAGGCGGAAATGTCATGtgctcctcttctcgcGAAACCATCATGTACCAATCGAGTGTCTTCAACAAGGATGTATCTGCTGTACTCTCCATTCTTGCTGACACCATCCTCAACCCCCTCCTCAGCCccgaggagctcgacgtcCAGAGGGAAGCCGCTGCCTACGAGATCCAAGAGATTTGGTCCAAGCCCGAGATGATCCTGCCTGAACTCTTGCATACTACGGCATACCAATCCAACACGCTTGGTAACCCTCTTCTCTGCCCTATCGAGAGTCTTGAGCAAATGACGGCCGAAAACCTGCGCAACTTTATGTCCACTTGGTACAAACCCGAGAGGATCGTGGTCGCAGGTAGTGGCATGCCccacgagcagcttgtcgagctgtcCCAAAAGCTCTTTGGTGATCTCAAGCCTTCCTCGGATCCTGGTCGCCTCAGCTCTGGCTCCTCGTCgctttcgagctcgcccgcttcgtcgacgtccacatcatcctcgtcgcGCTCTTCATCTCTGtcgtcgctcttctcccgCTCTTCCTCCAACTTTtcaacctcgtcgtcgtcgtcggccaCACCTTCTCCAGCTGAGCTGGCTGACCTCGTCTCGACACCATCGCACTACACGGGCGGCGAGCTTTACATCCCGCAGTCCGATCTCGAATTCACGCACGTCTACGTCGCTTTTGAAGGCCTCAGTATCCACGACAAAGACATCTACGCCCTCGCCACCCTACAGATCCTCcttggcggcggtggcagctTCAGCGCCGGTGGACCGGGCAAAGGCATGTATTCGCGGCTCTACACCAATGTGCTCAATCAGCATCACAGCGTCGACTACTGTGCTGCCTTCCACCATTGTTATTCCGACTCTGGCCTTTTTGgcatctcggcctcggTCCATCCCAGCTTCAATGCGAGCATTGTCCACGTCATTGCacgcgagcttgagctttgCACCAGCTCCATCTACCAAGGCTCTGTTACACAGGCCGAGCTCAATCGCGCTAAGAACCAGCTCAAGAGTTCGCTCGTCATGGCGCTCGAATCGAGGTTGGTCGAAGTCGAGGATCTGGGCCGTCAGATCCAGGCGCACGGTAAGAAGGTTTCGGTGGAAGAAATGTGCCAGAAGATTGACCAGGTGGATCTCAGCACGCTCAACAGGGTAGCAACGCGCGTCTTGAGGCCTCAAAAGATGTCGGTGTCTGCAGCAAAGTCGCCACGCGGATCGGGTCAAGCTACCGTTGTCGCTCAGGGCCAGCTCGAGGGTTTGGGCGATGTCCGTGACTTGCTTGCCAGACGCGGGCTCGGTGTTTCGCCCAAGCACGCCGCATGA
- a CDS encoding uncharacterized protein (related to lysophospholipase), with product MKRATLGNTLWQVWGEPLAESLGLYEPKDRAYGRCEIPFSAMEKRLYEKEDVEVTFHKVMLENGKDWVWYQVWQDPVAIQDTGRVADMVFVHGTGVHSGTLASQCRRYLDAGFRCIVPDLPSHGYSSGLHVYQREMAGYCAGLHSVIHDVARRDQQSSLFPDVVPTKLERRKTFMLGLSFGGLVAFSYALHYPGSYRHDETDPNEIPIDGLIGVGPMVACNRKYVVVSYFLCLIFKALMFVFRLGRLEVMVPHKTVVDKDPKVYESLIMQDPRSHQGSFRIGHMWCIEVAMEQLRRRQAELRHPIYIQMGGEDKVADNEIALDWIRSTSSTDRKYEVYPICQHVIYKKAKVQHDDLAGRISVIADNVAWMVERSPPPIALDVSSRQVSEEALIMLRKRQQMRLASYSSDGSGSSSISRQTSHTSLFDMEENSIDDDDAISVETSVPSTPILGDFEVFEGRTGVNKMSAADGHLLPADRRGWIQGEDGEVRMYREFWTFREDTRPFLYNPYRTTTAF from the coding sequence ATGAAACGCGCAACACTCGGCAACACGCTCTGGCAGGTGTGGGGAGAGCCATTGGCAGAGAGCCTCGGACTCTACGAGCCCAAGGATAGGGCTTATGGCCGATGCGAGATCCCCTTTTCAGCAATGGAGAAGAGACTCTACGAGAAGGAAGATGTCGAGGTCACCTTCCACAAGGTTATGCTCGAGAACGGCAAGGATTGGGTGTGGTACCAGGTGTGGCAGGATCCGGTCGCCATTCAAGACACTGGTCGAGTTGCTGACATGGTTTTTGTCCACGGCACAGGAGTGCATTCAGGTACACTCGCCAGTCAGTGTCGAAGATACCTTGACGCTGGCTTCCGCTGTATCGTCCCCGACCTTCCATCGCACGGCTACTCTTCAGGTCTTCACGTTTACCAGAGAGAGATGGCTGGCTACTGTGCCGGCCTCCATTCTGTGATCCACGACGTTGCAAGGCGCGACCAGCAAAGTTCCCTCTTCCCCGACGTCGTACCtaccaagctcgagcgacGCAAGACCTTTATGCTCGGTCTCTCGTTTGGCGGTCTTGTCGCGTTTTCCTACGCTCTGCATTACCCAGGCTCTTACCGACACGACGAAACGGATCCAAATGAAATCCCCATCGACGGTCTCATAGGTGTCGGACCCATGGTAGCCTGCAACCGCAAGTATGTCGTTGTCAGCTACTTCCTCTGCCTCATCTTCAAGGCACTTATGTTCGTCTTCAGATTGGGGCGACTCGAAGTGATGGTTCCACATAAAACCGTTGTTGATAAGGATCCCAAAGTGTATGAATCCTTGATCATGCAAGATCCTCGTTCGCATCAAGGCTCCTTCCGAATCGGACATATGTGGTGCATCGAGGTAGCCATGGAGCAGCTGAGACGTCGGCAGGCAGAGCTCCGTCACCCGATCTACATCCAGATGGGTGGTGAGGATAAGGTGGCCGATAACGAGATTGCACTCGACTGGATTCGTTCAACCTCAAGCACCGATAGAAAGTACGAGGTGTACCCCATCTGCCAGCATGTGATCTATAAAAAGGCCAAGGTTCAGCACGATGATCTGGCCGGTAGAATTAGCGTCATTGCCGACAATGTGGCTTGGATGGTCGAGCGTTCTCCTCCTCCTATCGCGTTAGACGTTAGTTCCAGGCAAGTATCAGAGGAGGCGTTGATCATGCTACGAAAACGACAGCAGATGCGTCTCGCCTCGTATTCTAGTGATGGAAGCGGATCCAGCAGTATCAGCCGACAAACCTCTCACACCTCGTTGTTCGACATGGAGGAGAACAGcatcgatgatgatgatgccaTATCGGTCGAGACCAGTGTTCCTAGCACACCGATCCTCGGCGACTTTGAGGTGTTCGAAGGGCGAACTGGTGTCAACAAGATGTCCGCTGCTGACGGTCATCTCCTGCCAGCGGATCGTCGAGGCTGGATTCAAGGCGAAGATGGCGAAGTGAGGATGTATAGAGAGTTTTGGACTTTTAGAGAGGACACGCGTCCATTCTTATACAATCCTTACCGGACCACCACTGCATTTTAG
- a CDS encoding uncharacterized protein (related to mfs1 - putative multidrug transporter), giving the protein MAYSSYEMSSAPEPMEPLSHSPTIAHHPWSSQQEHQLRGQSSSSTLIQPASADSPHFRTKFIQEQQHGDYWEHPALQPSGSTFTNMDKRGSTSPAPFAPEEVHEDVSAVVRSQLQEYGLLDAQGRKTLKFWTLILAFAVTVMLTALDMTMISTALPSIARDLPTSSIAGGWVTSSYLLTVTAFQPMFGGMSCVIGRRWSVVLAVILFIGGSILCGCANSILLLVVGRGVQGIGGGGIQAICEITISDITTLRERGFFVGIFGLVFAVASFIAPVLGGYFSDHDWRWIFWINIPIGTIALLMLIPTINLPVPSMPLKTKIAKMDIVGNMVLLGSVIGILIAVTDGGVSHPWSSARIWAPMAAGMAGFLLFLLIEFVPNRLSPYPVLPARLFSNRTACSAFLMTFLHGIATYGAIYALPIYFQAIRDEKPLKSAVSTFPSTAPTAPFAIVAGIIMSITGKYKDLTYIGWAFTAGGFGWMTRFQTGTSEWELIVAQVVAGVGVGILFAITLPPIQASLPIQELETATATYAFCRSFGAIWGIAITTSLLTADVSAKLSSIPQAAQMGLTGPTVLGYVENIKHLPETIREPVRQLYADGLQKAMFAFMPVIVLGFACCFWIKDLPLPDFIRSNEDDESSTQTQQQHLQKQEAAFEQLQLHGSSTTPYEQYAEKNSAGDSPGNPHDDTLVGSASSQHSHRSNREHTIVHTTFDAAAAAKREALAQQTTYEIGYALNTVSCVRRSSEATSNYDDGYGGIVIPEKAYF; this is encoded by the coding sequence ATGGCCTACTCAAGCTACGAGATGTCTTCGGCCCCTGAGCCTATGGAACCTCTCTCGCATTCACCCACCATCGCCCATCATCCTTGGTCCTCACAACAAGAACACCAACTGCGTGGCCAATCATCGTCTTCAACACTGATCCAGCCAGCTTCCGCCGACTCTCCGCATTTCCGTACGAAGTTCATTCAAGAACAACAACATGGAGATTACTGGGAACATCCTGCCTTGCAGCCATCAGGGTCGACATTTACAAACATGGACAAACGCGGGTCTACGTCACCGGCTCCCTTTGCACCTGAAGAGGTACACGAGGATGTTAGCGCCGTCGTTCGAAGCCAGTTACAAGAGTATGGACTGCTTGACGCGCAAGGAAGGAAGACACTCAAGTTTTGGACGCTCATCTTGGCGTTTGCTGTTACGGTGATGCTCACCGCACTCGATATGACCATGATCTCGACAGCTTTGCCTTCCATCGCCAGAGACCTGCCGACGTCGTCCATCGCCGGTGGTTGGGTGACGTCTTCCTACCTGCTCACCGTCACCGCGTTCCAACCGATGTTCGGTGGAATGTCGTGCGTGATTGGTCGCCGCTGGTCGGTCGTGTTAGCAGTGATCCTCTTCATTGGTGGAAGCATCTTGTGCGGCTGCGCAAATAGCATCCTACTGCTCGTCGTTGGACGTGGTGTCCAAGGTatcggtggtggtggcatTCAAGCCATTTGCGAAATCACCATCTCGGACATCACCACCCTGCGCGAGCGAGGTTTCTTTGTCGGTATCTTTGGATTGGTGTTCGCCGTCGCCTCGTTCATCGCACCCGTTCTTGGCGGCTACTTTAGTGACCATGACTGGCGCTGGATTTTCTGGATCAATATTCCGATCGGCACCATAGCACTCTTGATGCTCATCCCGACCATCAACCTGCCTGTTCCCTCGATGCCGCTCAAGACTAAGATCGCAAAGATGGACATTGTTGGCAACATGGTATTGTTGGGAAGCGTGATTGGCATTCTGATTGCGGTCACGGATGGCGGTGTGTCGCATCCGTGGTCGAGTGCACGCATCTGGGCACCCATGGCTGCCGGTATGGCTGGCTTCTTGCTGTTTCTCTTGATCGAGTTCGTGCCGAACCGGCTCAGCCCGTATCCTGTGCTGCCAGCAAGGCTGTTTAGCAATCGTACGGCATGTTCTGCTTTCCTCATGACGTTCCTGCACGGCATCGCAACGTATGGCGCCATATATGCGCTTCCGATCTACTTTCAAGCGATTCGCGATGAGAAGCCGCTCAAGTCGGCGGTCTCGACGTTTCCGTCGACCGCTCCCACTGCTCCATTTGCCATTGTAGCCGGAATTATCATGTCGATCACGGGCAAGTACAAAGACCTGACGTACATCGGATGGGCTTTCACCGCCGGTGGATTCGGCTGGATGACGCGCTTCCAGACAGGAACGTCCGAGTGGGAGCTCATCGTAGCCCAGGTGGTTGCAGGTGTTGGTGTGGGTATTCTATTCGCTATCACCTTGCCTCCAATCCAGGCAAGTTTGCCCATCCAAGAGCTCGAAACGGCCACAGCGACGTATGCCTTCTGTCGTTCGTTCGGCGCCATTTGGGGTATCGCCATCACCACTTCATTGCTCACGGCGGACGTGAGTGCCAAGTTGAGCTCTATTCCTCAAGCGGCTCAAATGGGCTTGACAGGTCCAACAGTGTTGGGTTACGTCGAAAACATCAAGCACCTCCCCGAAACCATTCGCGAGCCTGTAAGGCAGTTGTACGCCGATGGACTGCAGAAGGCCATGTTCGCCTTCATGCCCGTGATTGTGCTAGGTTTTGCCTGCTGTTTCTGGATCAAGGATCTGCCATTGCCAGATTTCATCCGTAGCAACGAAGATGATGAATCTTCAACCCAAActcaacagcagcaccttcAGAAGCAAGAGGCAGCTTTCGAACAGCTTCAATTGCATGGCTCATCAACTACACCGTACGAGCAGTACGCGGAAAAGAACTCAGCTGGAGACTCCCCAGGTAATCCGCATGATGACACGCTTGTTGGCTCCGCCTCGTCTCAGCATTCACATCGCTCCAATCGGGAGCATACCATCGTGCACACCACTTTCGacgccgcagcagcagcaaagcgcgAAGCATTGGCACAACAAACCACATACGAGATCGGCTACGCCTTGAACACCGTTTCCTGCGTCAGAAGATCGTCCGAAGCGACAAGCAATTACGATGACGGGTATGGCGgaatcgtgattcctgAAAAGGCGTACTTCTAG
- a CDS encoding uncharacterized protein (hypothetical protein (isoform B)) produces MSTHDQHPRNANGSGFSNGFPANQQQAEISGPVRTNNAKAVDRSKKGPIAAPVKNACTFCRSRKSRCDGNKPCSACVGRDRPDECLYTVSRRGGKPKPKIDVTQDLQSHLNKLFAMTDMPYAFRRPGGLAGPSADQLSPSSSVQPQLMSHPQQQVPPHSSMFDIPSQYQSYDPSVLQQPSSMPTSLHVQHQQALASVPQSAFSLNDPLQDPFAAMSGFQAGGFLRYQLPDTTLQQPHMLSQSQQAQPHMQEQQQQHQQQQQQPAQLIKFGSGLAQQASFQQTPVHNVASQFGSASSPLNLAPDSTCHSSAISPLSNQSPRGWDRVDDAMSAYHASTSSRSNSSRHASIEYAADPSKISQLSFQTLNAAAAEAGSVKALLTDYYRYLYRFIPVLPPPKHLGVLVKFFKPDSAFIYALQCVLPLLRDEIQPIGAMHKLSGQGINFGSDEKKAALRERTLIFERKANDGLDLLLEQADNEETGVKLLEAVQTLCVLVVYEYGSGRAIKARLKADQALGLAMGQGLHKLSHKTSPNDSNSARSSFAYVSNVDHPLTSMGIDANDIFEMRKRCWWCVWSLVLWAAYNTGRIPTIRADDPRVKSEMPTASSPDVWTSNIGSLQALLLVQDRVLALAQHGQSLDVSAPYEPARNEVPVSPAYSDSSAFAFGRLRISRSASVSSDDVTVHFSALPTKATRQEILDSMLEIDTFLQEQIRIHENTEAPDSPLPSEVPSTGDLAHVEKELEDSLRMAAAVQLYTSSLTLHIGQAFQGASLFERKLCFLNSIKDNKDGSNAAICREPMPVLAHDGALDLTAHATGGDTRNGGMDLTSADAGALSTSLTQQDLYARGPFLPRLSLQRCVHASRKLLDIAKRRHGQSVNPNPFNCCSFVLISFVLLMQALAVHGGFAGEGATYEGDDQATEQQLTSDGHGEYANDSLQRVLDHTSDDDTIEDDFEPPIDPVKQSQLRDIWGRVREARDTLIDLGTTHMSRDEAAFTVTS; encoded by the exons ATGTCAACGCATGATCAACATCCTCGAAATGCCAACGGCAGCGGCTTCAGCAACGGCTTCCCAGCCAACCAACAACAGGCAGAAATTTCGGGGCCTGTGCGAACAAACAATGCCAAGGCCGTCGACAGAAGCAAAAAAGGACCTATCGCCGCCCCCGTCAAGAACGCATGTACCTTTTGCCGATCGCGAAAGTCCCGATGTGACGGCAACAAACCTTGTTCCGCCTGCGTCGGTCGCGATCGTCCCGACGAGTGCCTCTACACCGTATCGCGTCGTGGTGGCAAGCCCAAACCAAAGATTGACGTAACTCAAGACCTGCAGAGCCATCTGAACAAGCTCTTTGCCATGACAGATATGCCCTACGCCTTCCGTCGGCCAGGTGGTCTCGCGGGTCCTTCCGCTGATCAGCTCTCCCCATCTTCATCCGTGCAGCCTCAACTCATGTCACACcctcagcagcaggtgcCGCCCCACTCGAGCATGTTTGACATCCCTAGCCAGTATCAGTCGTATGATCCTTCGGTGCTCCAGCAGCCATCGTCTATGCCAACCAGTCTCCACGtgcagcatcagcaagcCCTTGCATCAGTGCCACAGTCAGCATTCTCGCTCAACGACCCGCTGCAGGATCCTTTCGCGGCCATGTCTGGTTTCCAGGCGGGTGGCTTCCTTCGCTACCAGCTCCCCGATACCACATTGCAACAGCCACATATGCTCTCACAATCccagcaagcgcagccTCACatgcaagagcagcagcagcagcatcaacagcagcaacagcaaccagCTCAGCTCATCAAATTTGGCAGTGGCCTCGCGCAGCAAGCATCTTTCCAACAAACTCCTGTCCACAACGTCGCATCGCAGTTTGGTAGCGCTTCATCTCCACTCAACTTGGCTCCGGACTCTACATGTCACTCTTCTGCAATCTCGCCACTCTCCAACCAGAGTCCCCGCGGCTGGGATCGTGTTGACGATGCAATGTCAGCTTATCATGCCAGCACGTCGAGCCGGTCGAATTCGTCACGCCACGCTTCGATCGAATATGCCGCCGACCCATCCAAGATCAGCCAGCTCTCGTTCCAGACACTGAACGCCGCAGCGGCTGAAGCAGGAAGCGTCAAGGCGCTCCTCACAGATTACTACCGTTACCTCTACCGCTTCATCCCTGTTCTGCCGCCTCCCAAGCATCTCGGCGTGCTCGTCAAGTTCTTCAAGCCGGACTCGGCCTTCATTTATGCATTGCAATGCGTCTTACCCCTCCTTCGCGACGAAATCCAACCTATCGGTGCGATGCACAAGCTCTCGGGCCAGGGCATCAACTTTGGCTCAGACGAAAAGAAAGCGGCTCTGCGCGAGCGAACACTAATTTTTGAACGCAAGGCCAACGACGGACTCgatttgctgctcgagcaagccgaCAACGAAGAGACGGGTGTAAAGTTACTCGAAGCTGTGCAGACCTTGTgcgtgctcgtcgtctaCGAGTACGGAAGCGGACGAGCGATCAAGGCTCGTCTCAAAGCCGACCAAGCGCTCGGTCTCGCTATGGGCCAGGGCCTGCACAAGCTGAGCCACAAGACATCGCCCAACGATAGCAACTCGGCCCGTAGCAGCTTTGCTTACGTCTCGAACGTCGACCACCCTCTCACCTCGATGGGCATCGACGCTAACGACATCTTTGAGATGCGCAAgcgttgctggtggtgtGTGTGGAGTCTGGTGTTGTGGGCCGCTTACAACACAGGCCGCATCCCCACGATCCGTGCTGACGATCCCCGTGTCAAGAGCGAGATGCCGACCGCGTCCAGTCCCGATGTGTGGACGTCCAATATCGGCTCGTTGCAGgcgctgttgctggtgcAGGATCGTGTCCTGGCACTCGCTCAGCACGGTCAATCGCTTGACGTCAGCGCACCCTACGAGCCAGCACGCAATGAGGTGCCCGTGTCGCCGGCCTACTCGGACAGTTCAGCCTTTGCATTTGGTCGCCTGCGCATTTCGAGGTCTGCCTCGGTGAGCAGTGACGACGTGACCGTCCACTTTTCGGCGCTTCCAACCAAGGCTACGCGACAAGAGATCCTCGACAGcatgctcgagatcgataCGTTCCTGCAGGAGCAGATCCGTATCCACGAGAACACCGAAGCGCCCGATTCGCCTTTGCCGTCCGAAGTGCCGTCGACAGGCGACCTGGCGCACGTTGAAAAGGAGCTGGAGGATTCGCTTCGCatggcggcggcggtgcaGCTGTACACGTCATCACTGACGCTGCACATTGGACAGGCGTTCCAGGGTGCTTCGCTGTTCGAACGCAAGCTGTGTTTCCTCAATTCGATCAAAGACAACAAGGATGGCTCCAACGCGGCCATCTGTCGTGAGCCCATGCCCGTTCTTGCACATGACGGCGCGCTTGACCTAACTGCGCACGCGACTGGTGGGGACACCAGAAATGGTGGTATGGATCTGACATCAGCAGATGCGGGCGCTCTGTCGACCTCTTTGACGCAGCAGGACCTGTACGCTCGCGGTCCTTTCCTGCCGCGATTGTCGCTGCAACGATGTGTGCACGCAAGtcgcaagctgctcgacattgcCAAGCGTCGCCACGGCCAATCGGTCAATCCGAACCCGTTTAACTGCTGCAGTTTTGTGCTCATTAGCTTTGTACTCCTCATGCAAGCGCTTGCAGTGCACGGCGGCTTTGCCGGCGAGGGTGCAACCTACGAAGGGGATGACCAAGCGACAGAACAGCAACTGACGTCTGACGGCCACGGCGAGTACGCTAACGACAGCTTGCAGCGCGTGCTCGATCACACGAGTGATGACGACACCATTGAGGACGACTTTGAGCCCCCGATCGACCCGGTCAAGCAGTCCCAATTGCGGGACATTTGGGGCCGGGTACGCGAGGCGCGCGACACGCTCATCGATTTGG GTACAACACACATGTCTCGCGATGAAGCTGCATTTACTGTAACTTCATAG